Proteins found in one Litorihabitans aurantiacus genomic segment:
- a CDS encoding ABC transporter ATP-binding protein, producing the protein MTTAVDGVDLILPRGEVLALLGPSGCGKSSLLRAIAGLEPLAAGSVAWDGEDLTTTPTHRRGFGLMFQDGQLFAHRDVARNVSYGLRGTRWGASRAVRDERVAEVLELVGLAGYGRRAVGTLSGGQAQRVALARSLAPAPRLLLLDEPLSSLDRRLREDLAGEVARVLRAAGTTALHVTHDHDEAFTVADRVGVMLDGRLVQVATPSELRASPATPEVAAFLGL; encoded by the coding sequence GTGACGACCGCCGTCGACGGCGTGGACCTCATCCTGCCGCGGGGCGAGGTGCTGGCGCTGCTCGGCCCGTCCGGGTGCGGGAAGTCGAGCCTGCTGCGCGCGATCGCCGGGCTCGAACCGCTGGCGGCGGGGTCGGTGGCGTGGGACGGGGAGGACCTCACCACGACGCCGACGCACCGGCGCGGATTCGGGCTGATGTTCCAGGACGGGCAGCTGTTCGCGCACCGCGACGTCGCGCGCAACGTCTCCTACGGGCTGCGCGGCACGCGGTGGGGCGCCTCGCGCGCGGTGCGCGACGAGCGCGTGGCGGAGGTGCTCGAGCTCGTGGGGCTGGCGGGGTACGGGCGGCGCGCGGTGGGGACGCTCTCGGGCGGGCAGGCGCAGCGGGTGGCGCTCGCGCGGTCGCTGGCGCCGGCGCCGCGGCTGCTGCTGCTGGACGAGCCGCTCTCGTCGCTGGACCGGCGGCTGCGCGAGGACCTCGCGGGTGAGGTGGCGCGCGTGCTGCGGGCCGCGGGCACGACGGCGCTGCACGTGACGCACGACCACGACGAGGCGTTCACGGTCGCCGACCGCGTGGGCGTGATGCTGGACGGCCGGCTGGTGCAGGTGGCGACGCCGTCGGAGCTGCGTGCCTCACCCGCGACGCCGGAGGTCGCGGCGTTTCTCGGCCTCTGA
- a CDS encoding EamA family transporter: protein MTPSDPAPGVPPTGAAASTGGPARAVDPARPTRLASPGAGAAMVLASCVSLQFGAAFAAQLFPALGPGGVTFLRLAIAAVVLLAVLRPAVRSWTRAQWTAVLLLGVAMAGMNAAFYASIARIPLGIAVTIEFLGPLVLAAALTRRARDAVWVLVAAGGVLALGLGDGHGSGSGGDGGAGLDLAGVGLALVAGAFWAGYILANTRVSTRIPGTGGLAVAIGIGAIAVAPFGGGAVAVVEQPHLLLLAAGTALLASVIPYSLELAALRRLPPRAFSVLLSLEPAVACLAGFLLLAQALTWLQALAVAVVVAASVGSTLSARGKRAPGSPPAQAATP from the coding sequence GTGACACCGTCCGACCCCGCGCCCGGGGTGCCCCCGACGGGTGCCGCCGCATCGACCGGCGGCCCCGCCCGCGCCGTCGACCCCGCCCGCCCGACCCGTCTGGCGAGCCCGGGTGCCGGCGCCGCGATGGTGCTGGCGAGCTGCGTCTCGCTGCAGTTCGGCGCGGCGTTCGCCGCGCAGCTGTTCCCCGCCCTCGGCCCCGGCGGGGTGACGTTCCTGCGGCTGGCGATCGCCGCCGTCGTGCTGCTGGCCGTTCTCCGGCCGGCCGTGCGGTCCTGGACCCGGGCGCAGTGGACCGCGGTGCTGCTGCTCGGCGTCGCGATGGCGGGGATGAACGCGGCGTTCTACGCCTCGATCGCGCGGATCCCGCTCGGGATCGCGGTGACGATCGAGTTCCTCGGTCCGCTGGTGCTGGCGGCGGCGCTGACGCGGCGCGCGCGTGACGCCGTGTGGGTGCTCGTGGCCGCCGGCGGTGTGCTCGCGCTGGGGCTCGGGGACGGTCACGGCAGCGGTTCCGGGGGCGACGGCGGAGCCGGGCTCGACCTCGCCGGTGTCGGCCTCGCGCTGGTCGCCGGCGCGTTCTGGGCCGGCTACATCCTCGCGAACACCCGGGTGAGCACGCGCATCCCGGGGACGGGTGGGCTCGCCGTCGCCATCGGGATCGGGGCGATCGCCGTGGCGCCGTTCGGGGGTGGGGCGGTCGCCGTCGTGGAGCAGCCGCACCTGCTGCTGCTGGCGGCCGGGACGGCGCTGCTGGCGTCGGTGATCCCGTACTCGCTCGAGCTGGCGGCGCTGCGCCGGCTCCCGCCGCGCGCCTTCAGCGTCCTGCTCAGCCTCGAGCCGGCCGTGGCGTGCCTGGCGGGGTTCCTGCTGCTCGCGCAGGCCCTGACGTGGCTGCAGGCGCTGGCGGTCGCGGTGGTGGTGGCGGCGAGCGTCGGGTCGACGCTGTCGGCGCGAGGGAAGCGGGCGCCGGGGTCGCCGCCCGCGCAGGCCGCGACGCCCTGA
- a CDS encoding ABC transporter permease: protein MPAIASAAALVFLFCATAFALVLVLGGSRYATVEVEIWLQTTQFLDLRTASVLSIVQLVVVALALAVSGRARRSRERALALVEAERSSSPLRLGRGASPLDVGASAITAVVIGLIALPMVTMLVRSLRHDGAWTLRHYANLATTGDRALTVSVWDAAANSLRVAVDATVIAVVIGMTLALVLSRRPASRLGRRALGALDAVVMLPLGVSAVTVGFGFLIALDRPPLDLRSSLILIPIAQAMVAIPLVVRAVLPVLRAIDPRLRQAAATLGAGPGRVLLTVDGPLALRSLGLAIGFAFAVSLGEFGATAFLARPDRPTLPVVIVRLLGRPGDGNYGMALAASVVLAIIVGVVMTTAERLRPARSGEV, encoded by the coding sequence GTGCCCGCCATCGCCTCGGCGGCCGCCCTGGTCTTCCTCTTCTGCGCGACGGCGTTCGCCCTCGTCCTCGTCCTCGGCGGGTCGCGCTACGCCACCGTCGAGGTCGAGATCTGGCTGCAGACCACGCAGTTCCTCGACCTGCGCACCGCATCGGTGCTGAGCATCGTCCAGCTCGTCGTCGTCGCCCTCGCCCTGGCCGTCTCGGGTCGCGCCCGTCGCAGCCGCGAGCGCGCCCTCGCGCTCGTCGAGGCGGAGCGCTCGAGCTCGCCGCTGCGCCTGGGTCGGGGCGCCTCCCCGCTGGACGTCGGCGCGAGCGCGATCACCGCCGTCGTCATCGGCCTCATCGCCCTGCCGATGGTCACGATGCTCGTGCGCTCGCTGCGGCACGACGGCGCGTGGACGCTCCGCCACTACGCCAACCTCGCGACCACGGGCGATCGCGCGCTGACCGTCAGCGTCTGGGACGCCGCCGCGAACTCGCTGCGCGTGGCCGTGGACGCGACGGTCATCGCCGTCGTGATCGGCATGACGCTCGCGCTCGTGCTCTCGCGCCGACCCGCCTCGCGCCTGGGTCGCCGCGCGCTCGGGGCGCTCGACGCCGTCGTGATGCTGCCCCTCGGCGTCTCGGCCGTGACGGTCGGTTTCGGCTTCCTGATCGCGCTCGACCGGCCGCCGCTGGACCTGCGCAGCTCGCTGATCCTGATCCCGATCGCGCAGGCGATGGTCGCGATCCCGCTCGTGGTGCGCGCCGTGCTGCCGGTGCTGCGCGCGATCGACCCGCGTCTGCGCCAGGCCGCCGCGACGCTCGGGGCCGGCCCCGGGCGCGTGCTCCTCACCGTGGACGGACCGCTCGCGCTGCGCTCGCTCGGGCTCGCGATCGGGTTCGCGTTCGCCGTCTCGCTCGGGGAGTTCGGCGCGACGGCGTTCCTCGCCCGCCCCGACCGGCCCACCCTGCCGGTGGTCATCGTGCGGCTGCTCGGGCGGCCGGGCGACGGCAACTACGGCATGGCGCTCGCGGCGTCGGTCGTGCTGGCGATCATCGTCGGGGTCGTGATGACGACGGCGGAGCGGCTGCGGCCCGCCCGCTCGGGAGAGGTATGA
- a CDS encoding thiamine ABC transporter substrate-binding protein, which produces MHHTTTRASRGRRSAPIAVATAITLALAGCSLGGGPTPSSSPTSPGGTESDGGGSAATSSITLVTHDSFALSEDVLAAFTDETGIAVTQVAPGDAGALVNQLVLTKASPLGDVVYGIDNTFASRAVDEGVLAPYTSPDLPASAEPYLLGDALTPVDLSDVCLNVDLDWFEENGQEPPATFEDLLLPENAGLTVVTNPATSSPGLAFLLATISSYGSDGEDGWVGYWEALRDNDVLVVDGWSDAYYVDFSGADGEGDRPVVLSYASSPPATIGDDGEPTTAALLDTCFRQVEYAGVLEGAANPEGAQAFVDFLLSGAVQEDVPGQMYVYPIDDAAALPAEWADFAPLATAPHEIPAADIAANRADWIDTWTATVLP; this is translated from the coding sequence ATGCACCACACCACCACCCGCGCCTCGCGCGGACGGCGCTCGGCGCCGATCGCCGTCGCGACGGCAATCACCCTCGCCCTCGCGGGCTGCTCGCTCGGGGGAGGCCCGACGCCGTCGTCCTCGCCCACGAGCCCCGGCGGGACGGAGAGCGACGGCGGGGGCAGCGCTGCGACGTCCTCGATCACGCTCGTCACCCACGACTCGTTCGCGCTGAGCGAGGACGTGCTCGCGGCCTTCACCGACGAGACAGGGATCGCGGTGACGCAGGTCGCGCCCGGGGACGCGGGGGCGCTCGTCAACCAGCTGGTGCTGACGAAGGCCTCGCCGCTGGGCGACGTCGTCTACGGCATCGACAACACGTTCGCCTCGCGCGCGGTCGACGAGGGCGTGCTCGCGCCGTACACGTCGCCGGATCTGCCGGCGAGCGCCGAGCCGTACCTGCTCGGGGACGCGCTGACGCCCGTGGACCTCTCGGACGTGTGCCTCAACGTGGACCTGGACTGGTTCGAGGAGAACGGGCAGGAGCCGCCCGCGACGTTCGAGGATCTGCTGCTGCCGGAGAACGCGGGCCTCACGGTCGTGACCAACCCCGCGACGTCGTCGCCCGGGCTCGCGTTCCTGCTCGCGACGATCAGCTCGTACGGGTCCGACGGCGAGGACGGCTGGGTCGGCTACTGGGAGGCGCTGCGCGACAACGACGTGCTCGTGGTCGACGGCTGGTCCGACGCGTACTACGTCGACTTCTCGGGCGCCGACGGCGAGGGCGACCGGCCGGTCGTGCTCTCGTACGCGTCCTCGCCGCCCGCCACGATCGGGGACGACGGCGAGCCCACCACCGCGGCGCTGCTCGACACCTGCTTCCGCCAGGTCGAGTACGCGGGCGTGCTCGAGGGGGCGGCGAACCCCGAGGGGGCGCAGGCGTTCGTGGACTTCCTGCTCTCGGGCGCGGTGCAGGAGGACGTGCCGGGGCAGATGTACGTGTACCCGATCGACGACGCCGCGGCGCTGCCCGCCGAGTGGGCGGACTTCGCGCCGCTCGCGACGGCGCCGCACGAGATCCCGGCCGCCGACATCGCCGCGAACCGCGCGGACTGGATCGACACCTGGACGGCCACGGTCCTCCCGTGA
- a CDS encoding dicarboxylate/amino acid:cation symporter — protein MSDSTSPRQPTADEAASTSTARRRLRFPSFGTQIIIALVLGVALGYVAREMGPVDDSTPNWLTDVLGTIGSSFINLLRAVVPPLVFLAIVASIANLRQVTNAARLAGQTLLWFAITALIAVAIGITLGLVLQPGNATSVSASPDYEPGSTGSWTDFLVGLLPTNVLGLEGSAGETGEVGFSFNVLQIVVIALVVGIAALKVGKPAEPFLTFSASALAVVQKVLWWIIRLAPIGTVGLIGRAVATYGWDLVPTLGMFTVAIYAGLALVLFVVYPVLLATNGLAVGQYFRGAWPAIQLAFVSRSSIGTLPLTQRVTERNLGVPRSYASFAVPLGATTKMDGCAAIYPAVAAIFVAQFYDIPLSITDYLLIVFVSVVGSAATAGLTGATVMLTLTLSTLGLPLEGVGLLIAVDAILDMGRTAVNVAGQALVPTIVAKREGILDRARYDAASAQDLFSDDEVPDEIDGEARATTAGADRETAGAGTTRA, from the coding sequence GTGTCGGACAGCACGTCCCCCCGCCAGCCCACCGCCGACGAGGCGGCCTCGACGAGCACCGCCCGACGGCGCCTGCGGTTCCCCTCCTTCGGGACGCAGATCATCATCGCGCTGGTGCTCGGTGTCGCCCTCGGGTACGTCGCCCGCGAGATGGGCCCGGTCGACGACTCGACGCCGAACTGGCTCACCGACGTGCTCGGCACGATCGGGAGCTCCTTCATCAACCTGCTGCGCGCCGTCGTGCCGCCGCTCGTCTTCCTCGCGATCGTCGCGTCGATCGCGAACCTGCGGCAGGTCACGAACGCCGCCCGGCTCGCGGGCCAGACGCTGCTGTGGTTCGCGATCACGGCGCTGATCGCCGTCGCCATCGGGATCACGCTGGGGCTCGTGCTGCAGCCGGGGAACGCCACGAGCGTCTCGGCCAGTCCCGACTACGAGCCCGGGAGCACCGGGTCGTGGACCGACTTCCTCGTCGGCCTGCTGCCGACCAACGTGCTCGGGCTCGAGGGGTCGGCCGGCGAGACCGGCGAGGTCGGCTTCAGCTTCAACGTGCTGCAGATCGTCGTGATCGCGCTGGTCGTCGGCATCGCCGCCCTGAAGGTCGGGAAGCCGGCCGAACCGTTCCTGACCTTCTCGGCGTCCGCGCTCGCCGTCGTGCAGAAGGTCCTGTGGTGGATCATCCGCCTCGCACCGATCGGGACGGTGGGCCTCATCGGTCGCGCCGTCGCGACCTACGGCTGGGACCTCGTGCCCACCCTCGGCATGTTCACGGTCGCGATCTACGCCGGCCTGGCGCTGGTGCTGTTCGTGGTCTACCCGGTGCTGCTGGCCACGAACGGCCTCGCGGTCGGGCAGTACTTCCGCGGGGCGTGGCCCGCGATCCAGCTCGCGTTCGTCTCGCGCTCCTCGATCGGCACGCTGCCTCTGACGCAGCGCGTGACCGAGCGCAACCTCGGCGTTCCGCGCTCGTACGCGTCCTTCGCCGTCCCCCTCGGCGCGACCACCAAGATGGACGGCTGCGCCGCGATCTACCCGGCGGTCGCCGCGATCTTCGTCGCGCAGTTCTACGACATCCCGCTCTCGATCACCGACTACCTGCTGATCGTGTTCGTCTCGGTGGTCGGCAGCGCGGCGACGGCGGGCCTCACCGGCGCCACCGTGATGCTGACGCTCACGCTCTCCACGCTGGGCCTGCCGCTCGAGGGCGTCGGCCTGCTCATCGCTGTCGACGCGATCCTCGACATGGGTCGCACCGCGGTCAACGTGGCGGGGCAGGCGCTCGTGCCGACGATCGTCGCCAAGCGCGAGGGCATCCTCGACCGGGCGCGGTACGACGCCGCATCGGCGCAGGACCTGTTCAGCGACGACGAGGTGCCCGACGAGATCGACGGCGAGGCACGCGCCACGACGGCCGGGGCTGACCGCGAGACCGCCGGGGCGGGTACGACCCGCGCCTGA
- the pdxY gene encoding pyridoxal kinase PdxY, translating into MTILSIQSSVAYGHVGNSAAVFPLQRIGVEVLPVYTVHFSNHTGYGAWRGPLLSPDDVREVITGIEERGALAQVDAVLSGYQGGEGIGDVILDAVARVKAANPAAIYACDPVMGNAKSGCFVAPAIPELLRERVVPAADLITPNQFELGFLTGTSPDTLESTLASVEAARAMGPSTVLVTSVEQPDRPEGTIEMLAVTPEGAWIVQTPLLPFKANGSGDVTAALFTAHYRRSGDAADALARTTSSVFDLLQTTYDSGERELQLVAAQEFYAHPRMQFEVRQIH; encoded by the coding sequence GTGACGATCCTCTCCATCCAGTCCTCCGTCGCCTACGGTCACGTCGGCAACTCCGCCGCCGTGTTCCCGCTGCAGCGCATCGGCGTCGAGGTCCTGCCCGTCTACACCGTGCACTTCTCCAACCACACGGGCTACGGTGCGTGGCGCGGTCCGCTGCTCTCGCCCGACGACGTGCGCGAGGTCATCACGGGTATTGAGGAGCGCGGCGCGCTCGCCCAGGTCGACGCCGTCCTCTCGGGCTACCAGGGCGGGGAGGGCATCGGGGACGTGATCCTCGACGCCGTCGCACGCGTGAAGGCCGCGAACCCCGCGGCGATCTACGCGTGCGACCCCGTGATGGGGAATGCGAAGTCAGGCTGCTTCGTGGCGCCGGCGATCCCCGAGCTGCTGCGCGAGCGTGTGGTGCCGGCGGCCGACCTCATCACCCCGAACCAGTTCGAGCTCGGCTTCCTCACGGGCACCTCGCCCGACACGCTCGAGTCCACGCTCGCCTCGGTCGAGGCGGCGCGGGCGATGGGGCCCTCGACGGTGCTGGTCACGAGCGTCGAGCAGCCCGACCGGCCCGAGGGCACGATCGAGATGCTGGCCGTCACGCCCGAGGGCGCCTGGATCGTGCAGACGCCGCTGCTGCCGTTCAAGGCGAACGGGTCCGGCGACGTCACGGCAGCGCTGTTCACGGCGCACTACCGCCGCTCGGGCGACGCCGCGGACGCGCTGGCGCGCACGACGTCGTCCGTCTTCGACCTGCTGCAGACGACGTACGACTCGGGTGAGCGCGAGCTGCAGCTCGTGGCGGCCCAGGAGTTCTACGCGCACCCGCGCATGCAGTTCGAGGTCCGCCAGATCCACTGA
- a CDS encoding SAV_915 family protein, with protein sequence MTALPTNRPMPPVVYVPTTDEADQRARRLVMHTVEDGRTAIYTYSAPDRLDRYYLQGQPWVLLDVASLQRAYEDTPYDLLFVDVSPGLQEIDESDREDDRG encoded by the coding sequence GTGACCGCTCTCCCCACGAACCGGCCCATGCCGCCCGTCGTCTACGTCCCCACGACGGACGAGGCCGACCAGCGCGCGCGCCGTCTGGTCATGCACACGGTCGAGGACGGTCGCACCGCCATCTACACCTACTCGGCGCCCGACCGGCTCGACCGCTACTACCTCCAGGGTCAGCCGTGGGTGCTGCTCGACGTCGCGTCCCTGCAGCGCGCGTACGAGGACACCCCGTACGACCTCCTCTTCGTCGACGTCAGCCCGGGGCTGCAGGAGATCGACGAGTCCGACCGGGAGGACGACCGTGGCTGA
- a CDS encoding ABC transporter ATP-binding protein, protein MTGVSMTFDDGTTALTDVDLTVAPGELVTLVGPSGCGKTTILRLAAGLLTPTAGEIEVSAAATSFVFQDATLLEWRTALRNVELMGELRGVPRAERRARALEVLDAVGLADATARHPRQLSGGMRMRVSIARALVAQPDLALLDEPFGALDEITRLSLQTLLQELFAQRRFGGLFITHSVSEAVYLSDRVLVMGRGRIAAEVAVPWAHPRPPEVRYDADFAALAGEVSARLAAAS, encoded by the coding sequence ATGACCGGCGTCTCGATGACGTTCGACGACGGCACGACCGCCCTCACCGACGTCGACCTCACCGTCGCCCCGGGCGAGCTCGTCACCCTCGTGGGCCCCTCCGGCTGCGGCAAGACCACGATCCTGCGGCTCGCGGCCGGCCTCCTGACCCCCACCGCCGGCGAGATCGAGGTGTCGGCGGCCGCGACGTCGTTCGTGTTCCAGGACGCGACCCTCCTGGAGTGGCGCACGGCGCTGCGCAACGTCGAGCTGATGGGCGAGCTGCGCGGGGTGCCGCGGGCGGAGCGGCGCGCCCGCGCGCTGGAGGTGCTCGACGCCGTCGGGCTCGCGGACGCGACCGCGCGCCACCCGCGCCAGCTCTCGGGCGGGATGCGGATGCGCGTCTCGATCGCGCGCGCGCTCGTGGCGCAGCCGGACCTCGCGCTCCTGGACGAGCCGTTCGGCGCGCTCGACGAGATCACGCGGCTCTCGCTGCAGACGCTGCTGCAGGAGCTGTTCGCGCAGCGCCGGTTCGGCGGCCTGTTCATCACCCACTCCGTCAGCGAGGCGGTCTACCTCTCCGACCGCGTGCTCGTCATGGGGCGCGGCCGCATCGCGGCCGAGGTCGCGGTCCCGTGGGCGCACCCGCGGCCGCCCGAGGTCCGCTACGACGCCGACTTCGCCGCCCTCGCGGGCGAGGTCTCCGCGCGCCTGGCGGCGGCGTCGTGA
- a CDS encoding ABC transporter permease: protein MRGPTAGRATASRTTGAWVAQAVSIVVALAGIVAVWSFVSLVVLSPERRFLLPPPHEVVATLGRPAVMGPMLEALGRTTLVAALGLAIAIAVGTVWAVLMAQSRWAERVLYPYAVIMQTIPILALTPLIGIWFGYGVPARVVVAVIIAVFPIISSTFFGLTSAPSAAAHDLFTLARASRWQRLVKLQAPAAVPSIFTGLRTAAGLSVIGAIVGDFFFQQGAIGVGGLLRVYTLRLDMEALLTAVGLTATFGVCVFSVFAALDRAVVGRWYGRSGRG, encoded by the coding sequence GTGAGGGGCCCGACGGCGGGGCGCGCGACGGCGTCGCGCACCACCGGGGCGTGGGTCGCGCAGGCGGTCTCGATCGTGGTGGCCCTCGCGGGGATCGTGGCGGTGTGGTCGTTCGTCAGCCTCGTGGTGCTCAGCCCCGAGCGGCGGTTCCTGCTGCCGCCGCCGCACGAGGTCGTCGCCACCCTGGGGCGGCCCGCGGTGATGGGGCCGATGCTCGAGGCGCTCGGGCGCACCACGCTGGTGGCGGCGCTCGGGCTGGCGATCGCGATCGCCGTCGGGACGGTGTGGGCCGTGCTGATGGCGCAGTCGAGGTGGGCCGAACGCGTCCTGTACCCCTACGCCGTCATCATGCAGACGATCCCGATCCTCGCGCTGACGCCGCTGATCGGGATCTGGTTCGGCTACGGCGTGCCCGCGCGCGTGGTGGTGGCGGTGATCATCGCCGTGTTCCCGATCATCTCCTCGACGTTCTTCGGGCTGACGTCGGCGCCGAGCGCCGCCGCGCACGACCTGTTCACGCTCGCGCGCGCGTCGCGGTGGCAGCGGCTGGTGAAGCTGCAGGCGCCGGCGGCCGTGCCCTCGATCTTCACCGGTCTGCGGACGGCCGCGGGCCTGAGCGTGATCGGCGCGATCGTGGGGGACTTCTTCTTCCAGCAGGGGGCGATCGGCGTCGGGGGGCTGCTGCGGGTCTACACGCTGCGGCTGGACATGGAGGCGCTGCTGACGGCCGTCGGGCTCACGGCGACGTTCGGGGTGTGCGTGTTCTCGGTGTTCGCGGCGCTCGACCGCGCCGTGGTGGGGCGCTGGTACGGGAGGTCCGGGCGGGGCTGA
- a CDS encoding RNA-binding S4 domain-containing protein yields the protein MPSAARVDSWLWAVRLYKSRSASAAACRGGHVEVDGDRAKPATMIGPGSTVTVRVGDRVRVLEVIDPIVKRVGAPVAVRCYLDHSPPPPPRELVAPIAVRDRGAGRPTKRERREIDRIRGR from the coding sequence ATGCCCTCCGCCGCTCGCGTCGACAGCTGGCTCTGGGCCGTGCGCCTGTACAAGTCGCGCTCGGCGTCGGCCGCCGCGTGCCGTGGTGGGCACGTCGAGGTCGACGGCGACCGGGCCAAGCCCGCGACAATGATCGGCCCCGGATCCACGGTGACCGTGCGGGTCGGCGACCGCGTCCGCGTGCTCGAGGTGATCGACCCGATCGTCAAGCGGGTCGGCGCCCCGGTCGCCGTGCGCTGCTACCTCGACCATTCCCCGCCGCCCCCGCCGCGGGAGCTCGTCGCCCCCATCGCCGTGCGCGACCGCGGCGCCGGCCGGCCGACCAAGCGCGAGCGCCGCGAGATCGACCGCATCCGCGGGCGCTGA
- a CDS encoding small multidrug efflux protein, producing MANPIADLIVNFQELVSNVPDAVQPLVVALAGAIPFIEGEGSAAIGIVGGIHPVVAALAGAAGNFLCVAVLVLLGSRIRAAATAGKDASAPSPRREKFQKAFTRYGVPGVSLLGPLLLPTQFTAVMLVGAGVAKGRVLLWQAVAIAGWTTIITLIITGVIRGAGA from the coding sequence ATGGCAAACCCGATCGCCGACCTCATCGTCAACTTCCAGGAGCTCGTCTCGAACGTGCCCGACGCGGTGCAGCCGCTCGTCGTGGCCCTGGCGGGCGCCATCCCCTTCATCGAGGGCGAGGGATCGGCCGCGATCGGCATCGTCGGCGGCATCCACCCGGTCGTCGCCGCCCTGGCCGGTGCGGCGGGGAACTTCCTGTGCGTCGCCGTCCTCGTGCTGCTCGGTTCGCGCATCCGCGCCGCCGCGACCGCCGGGAAGGATGCCTCCGCCCCGTCACCGCGCCGCGAGAAGTTCCAGAAGGCGTTCACGCGCTACGGCGTCCCCGGCGTGAGCCTGCTGGGCCCCCTGCTGCTGCCGACGCAGTTCACCGCGGTGATGCTCGTGGGTGCAGGCGTCGCGAAGGGACGCGTGCTGCTGTGGCAGGCCGTGGCGATCGCCGGGTGGACGACGATCATCACCCTCATCATCACCGGCGTCATCCGGGGCGCCGGGGCCTGA
- a CDS encoding VOC family protein, with the protein MSMFTTCLWFRGEAAEAADFYVSVFPHSRVTDTAHYPEGSRLEAGTVLTVSFELDGQRFLALNGDADFPFSEAVSLQVPCEDQAEIDRYWEALLAGGGQESQCGWLKDRFGFSWQVVPREPIFRDGDSPEAGARVNDALMAMRKIDLAALEAARRG; encoded by the coding sequence ATGTCGATGTTCACCACCTGCCTGTGGTTCCGCGGCGAAGCCGCGGAGGCCGCCGACTTCTACGTCTCGGTGTTCCCGCACTCGCGGGTCACCGACACGGCGCACTACCCGGAGGGGTCCCGCCTGGAGGCCGGGACCGTGCTCACGGTGTCGTTCGAGCTGGACGGTCAGCGGTTCCTCGCGCTGAACGGCGACGCCGACTTCCCCTTCTCCGAGGCCGTGTCGCTGCAGGTCCCGTGCGAGGACCAGGCGGAGATCGACCGCTACTGGGAGGCGCTGCTCGCGGGCGGTGGCCAGGAGTCGCAGTGCGGGTGGCTCAAGGACCGCTTCGGGTTCTCGTGGCAGGTCGTGCCGCGCGAGCCCATCTTCCGCGACGGCGACTCGCCCGAGGCGGGAGCCCGTGTGAACGACGCGCTGATGGCGATGCGGAAGATCGACCTCGCGGCGCTCGAGGCGGCGCGGCGCGGGTAG
- a CDS encoding sigma-70 family RNA polymerase sigma factor, which yields MQTQTSPATTSTSPDVDRPAPVMEQAEALRRELRGYAYRMLGSPHDAEDAVQNAMVRAWRGAEKFDGRSSVRTWMYRILTNVCLDEISSRKRRALPVDLESQSSPPVVASLGQPHPAETFVAPVLDEMVSDPADVVAARDSVRLAFVAALQHLPASQRAVLVLRDVLAWRAAEVAQLLEISVAAANSQLQRARETMKAVQDGSRAARPGGDRAVEEAVVARFVDAFERYDMAALATMLAEDAVMSMPPFRLFLAGREDVLAWLVGPGHECEGSRTLAVEVNGGPGFAQYRRDPGGGWSPWGVHALVVRDAVVVEETVFLGADIFAALGLPDHLD from the coding sequence GTGCAGACACAGACATCCCCGGCGACGACGAGCACGTCCCCCGACGTCGACCGCCCGGCGCCCGTCATGGAGCAGGCCGAGGCGCTGCGGCGCGAGCTGCGCGGCTACGCCTACCGCATGCTCGGATCCCCCCACGACGCGGAAGACGCCGTGCAGAACGCCATGGTGCGGGCGTGGCGCGGCGCCGAGAAGTTCGACGGCCGCAGCAGCGTGCGCACCTGGATGTACCGCATCCTCACCAACGTCTGCCTCGACGAGATCTCCTCGCGCAAGCGGCGCGCGCTCCCGGTCGACCTCGAGTCGCAGTCCTCGCCACCCGTGGTCGCCTCGCTCGGTCAGCCGCACCCGGCGGAGACGTTCGTCGCCCCCGTGCTGGACGAGATGGTGTCCGACCCCGCCGACGTCGTCGCGGCCCGTGACAGCGTCCGGCTCGCGTTCGTCGCGGCGCTCCAGCACCTGCCCGCCTCGCAGCGTGCCGTTCTGGTGCTCCGCGACGTGCTGGCGTGGCGTGCCGCGGAGGTCGCGCAGCTCCTCGAGATCTCCGTCGCGGCGGCCAACAGTCAGCTGCAGCGGGCGCGCGAGACGATGAAGGCGGTGCAGGACGGCTCGCGCGCGGCGCGCCCGGGCGGGGACCGCGCCGTCGAGGAAGCGGTGGTGGCGAGGTTCGTCGACGCGTTCGAGCGCTACGACATGGCGGCGCTCGCGACCATGCTGGCCGAGGACGCGGTGATGTCGATGCCGCCGTTCCGGCTCTTCCTCGCCGGCCGCGAGGACGTGCTCGCGTGGCTCGTCGGACCGGGGCACGAGTGCGAGGGCTCGCGGACCCTCGCGGTGGAGGTCAACGGTGGACCCGGGTTCGCGCAGTACCGGCGCGACCCGGGTGGCGGGTGGTCGCCGTGGGGCGTGCACGCGCTCGTGGTGCGCGACGCCGTCGTGGTCGAGGAGACCGTCTTCCTCGGGGCCGACATCTTCGCGGCGCTCGGCCTCCCCGACCACCTGGACTGA